One Neomonachus schauinslandi chromosome 9, ASM220157v2, whole genome shotgun sequence DNA segment encodes these proteins:
- the RPL4 gene encoding 60S ribosomal protein L4 isoform X1: MACARPLISVYSEKGESSGKNVTLPAVFKAPIRPDIVNFVHTNLRKNNRQPYAVSELAGHQTSAESWGTGRAVARIPRVRGGGTHRSGQGAFGNMCRGGRMFAPTKTWRRWHRRVNTTQKRYAICSALAASALPALVMSKGHRIEEVPELPLVVEDKVEGYKKTKEAVLLLKKLKAWNDIKKVYASQRMRAGKGKMRNRRRIQRRGPCIIYNEDNGIIKAFRNIPGITLLNVSKLNILKLAPGGHVGRFCIWTESAFRKLDDLYGTWRKAASLKSNYNLPMHKMLNTDLSRILKSPEIQRALRAPRKKIHRRVLKKNPLKNLRIMLKLNPYAKTMRRNTILRQAKNHKLRMDKAAAALEAKSDEKGVPSKKPVVGKKGKKAIGMKKQKKPVVGKKAAATKKPAADKKPAEKKPTAEKPAA; this comes from the exons ATG gcGTGTGCTCGTCCATTAATATCTGTGTACTCCGAAAAGGGGGAATCATCTGGCAAAAATGTTACTTTGCCTGCTGTGTTCAAGGCTCCCATTCGACCTGATATCGTGAACTTTGTTCACACCAACTTGCGCAAAAACAACAGACAGCCATATGCGGTCAGTGAATTAGCAG GTCATCAAACCAGTGCTGAGTCTTGGGGTACTGGCAGAGCTGTGGCTCGAATTCCCAGAGTTCGAGGCGGAGGGACTCACCGTTCTGGCCAGGGTGCTTTTGGAAAT ATGTGTCGTGGGGGCCGCATGTTTGCACCAACCAAAACCTGGCGCCGTTGGCATCGCAGAGTGAACACAACACAGAAGCGATATGCCATCTGCTCTGCCCTGGCTGCCTCAGCCTTACCTGCACTGGTCATGTCTAAAG GTCATCGTATTGAGGAAGTTCCTGAACTTCCTTTGGTGGTTGAAGATAAAGTTGAAGGCTACAAGAAGACCAAGGAGGCTGTTCTGCTTCTTAAGAAACTTAAAGCCTGGAATGATATCAAAAAG GTCTATGCCTCTCAGCGAATGAGAGCTGGCAAGGGCAAAATGAGAAACCGTCGTCGTATCCAGCGCAGGGGACCCTGCATCATCTACAATGAAGACAATGGTATCATCAAGGCCTTCAGAAACATCCCTG GAATTACTTTACTTAATGTGAGCAAACTGAACATTTTGAAACTTGCTCCTGGTGGGCATGTGGGACGTTTCTGCATTTGGACTGAAAGTGCTTTCCGCAAGTTAGACGATCTGTATGGCACTTGGCGTAAGGCTGCCTCCCTCAAGAGTAACTACAA cctTCCCATGCATAAGATGCTTAATACAGATCTTAGCAGAATCTTGAAAAGTCCAGAGATCCAAAGAGCCCTCCGAGCACCACG CAAGAAGATTCATCGCAGAGTTCTGAAGAAGAATCCACTGAAGAACCTGAGAATCATGTTGAAGCTAAACCCATATGCAAAGACCATGCGCCGGAATACCATTCTTCGCCAGGCCAAGAAT CACAAACTCCGAATGGATAAGGCAGCAGCAGCCTTAGAAGCCAAATCAGATGAGAAGGGGGTTCCAAGCAAGAAGCCTGTggtagggaagaaaggaaagaaggctaTTGGtatgaagaagcagaagaaacctGTGGTGGGGAAAAAGGCTGCAGCTACCAAGAAACCAGCAGCTGACAAGAAGCCTGCAGAAAAGAAACCCACTGCGGAGAAGCCTGCTGCCTAA
- the SNAPC5 gene encoding snRNA-activating protein complex subunit 5 isoform X2, with amino-acid sequence MLSRLQELRKEEETLLRLKAALHDQLNRLKMLVHVDNEASINQTALELSTRSHVPEEEEEEEEEESDS; translated from the exons ATGCTGAGCCGGCTTCAGGAGCTGCGCAAGGAGGAGGAGACGCTGCTCCGGTTGAAGGCGGCCCTGCACGATCAGCTGAACCGGCTCAAG ATGTTGGTGCATGTAGACAACGAAGCATCAATCAACCAAACTGCACTGGAGTTGAGCACAAGGAGCCATGTGCccgaagaggaggaggaggaggaggaagaagaatcaGATTCCTGA
- the SNAPC5 gene encoding snRNA-activating protein complex subunit 5 isoform X1, producing the protein MLSRLQELRKEEETLLRLKAALHDQLNRLKVEELALQSMISSRRGDETLSSQPAPEQSNDMLVHVDNEASINQTALELSTRSHVPEEEEEEEEEESDS; encoded by the exons ATGCTGAGCCGGCTTCAGGAGCTGCGCAAGGAGGAGGAGACGCTGCTCCGGTTGAAGGCGGCCCTGCACGATCAGCTGAACCGGCTCAAG GTTGAAGAACTAGCCCTCCAATCAATGATTAGTTCTAGGAGAGGGGATGAGACGCTATCTTCTCAACCTGCACCTGAACAGTCAAATGAT ATGTTGGTGCATGTAGACAACGAAGCATCAATCAACCAAACTGCACTGGAGTTGAGCACAAGGAGCCATGTGCccgaagaggaggaggaggaggaggaagaagaatcaGATTCCTGA
- the RPL4 gene encoding 60S ribosomal protein L4 isoform X2: MACARPLISVYSEKGESSGKNVTLPAVFKAPIRPDIVNFVHTNLRKNNRQPYAVSELAGHQTSAESWGTGRAVARIPRVRGGGTHRSGQGAFGNMCRGGRMFAPTKTWRRWHRRVNTTQKRYAICSALAASALPALVMSKGHRIEEVPELPLVVEDKVEGYKKTKEAVLLLKKLKAWNDIKKGKMRNRRRIQRRGPCIIYNEDNGIIKAFRNIPGITLLNVSKLNILKLAPGGHVGRFCIWTESAFRKLDDLYGTWRKAASLKSNYNLPMHKMLNTDLSRILKSPEIQRALRAPRKKIHRRVLKKNPLKNLRIMLKLNPYAKTMRRNTILRQAKNHKLRMDKAAATKKPAADKKPAEKKPTAEKPAA; encoded by the exons ATG gcGTGTGCTCGTCCATTAATATCTGTGTACTCCGAAAAGGGGGAATCATCTGGCAAAAATGTTACTTTGCCTGCTGTGTTCAAGGCTCCCATTCGACCTGATATCGTGAACTTTGTTCACACCAACTTGCGCAAAAACAACAGACAGCCATATGCGGTCAGTGAATTAGCAG GTCATCAAACCAGTGCTGAGTCTTGGGGTACTGGCAGAGCTGTGGCTCGAATTCCCAGAGTTCGAGGCGGAGGGACTCACCGTTCTGGCCAGGGTGCTTTTGGAAAT ATGTGTCGTGGGGGCCGCATGTTTGCACCAACCAAAACCTGGCGCCGTTGGCATCGCAGAGTGAACACAACACAGAAGCGATATGCCATCTGCTCTGCCCTGGCTGCCTCAGCCTTACCTGCACTGGTCATGTCTAAAG GTCATCGTATTGAGGAAGTTCCTGAACTTCCTTTGGTGGTTGAAGATAAAGTTGAAGGCTACAAGAAGACCAAGGAGGCTGTTCTGCTTCTTAAGAAACTTAAAGCCTGGAATGATATCAAAAAG GGCAAAATGAGAAACCGTCGTCGTATCCAGCGCAGGGGACCCTGCATCATCTACAATGAAGACAATGGTATCATCAAGGCCTTCAGAAACATCCCTG GAATTACTTTACTTAATGTGAGCAAACTGAACATTTTGAAACTTGCTCCTGGTGGGCATGTGGGACGTTTCTGCATTTGGACTGAAAGTGCTTTCCGCAAGTTAGACGATCTGTATGGCACTTGGCGTAAGGCTGCCTCCCTCAAGAGTAACTACAA cctTCCCATGCATAAGATGCTTAATACAGATCTTAGCAGAATCTTGAAAAGTCCAGAGATCCAAAGAGCCCTCCGAGCACCACG CAAGAAGATTCATCGCAGAGTTCTGAAGAAGAATCCACTGAAGAACCTGAGAATCATGTTGAAGCTAAACCCATATGCAAAGACCATGCGCCGGAATACCATTCTTCGCCAGGCCAAGAAT CACAAACTCCGAATGGATAAG GCTGCAGCTACCAAGAAACCAGCAGCTGACAAGAAGCCTGCAGAAAAGAAACCCACTGCGGAGAAGCCTGCTGCCTAA